In the Necator americanus strain Aroian chromosome X, whole genome shotgun sequence genome, caagaactcacgtccgcactcgcaaggttttgcagaaagatgataaaggaagacctcaaagagagaagagcagaagtgctggctgaagttgcagaggcggggaaaagcatccgccgGAAGTGGAAGAGCAAcaaccgtgttgttgtataaaaacgGAGATCCACACGACattggcaactatcgcccagtCTGCCTACTGtacgtcatctacaagctctttacaagagtgatccctAATagcattgaaaaagtcttggatgaaggacagtcatgcgagcaagctgggtttcgaaaaggattcagcatgattgaccacattcacactgtttcgaaactcatcgaattATCACGAGaatacaagatgccgctctgtctcaccttcatcgacttgaggaaggccttcgactcagttgagacggaagcggttatgaagccttggacaaccaaggcccTACTCAGCACATAAAAGTACTTCGAGAATTGCACAGCAACTTCATGaccagaatttcgccattctaaaataatatcatcattgacgtgaaaagATGGGTTCGACAgtgtgatacaatctcacccaaataATCCACAGCCGCCTTCGAGAACGCAGTGcgatgcgaaagttggaaaagGGCCACATGGGCGTGGAGgctgatggtcggcagctacaccatttacgctttgctgatgacatcgtactgataacacctagcatcagccaagcggaaccaatgctgaccgaattcgaagAAACATGTGGATACATCGGTCTTcggctgaatctgcaaaagacgatgttcatgcgcaacggatgggtctcagATGCCctattcacgctcaacggaacgaacataccGAAATACCATAAAGAGGGGCATGACAGGTCGCATGGCGTCGATTTGTGCGTAGACGCCACAATGGAATTGGCCGAAGCAGCAGAGGAGGATAAGAGAATTGGCTACGCCCATCGGAACTTCGCCtatcgtaaaacaaaaatgactgtTCTCCAGAATccagatggaacaactacaAAAAGGAGATGGGCAAGGTcgttcacgacttctactcagatATCTTTGACAGCCACGTCTACTTGCCTTCTCCCCATCTGCGAGAAAACGGACATTTTATTCTAGAGGCTTTTCTTTCCAAAGtccgacatgccatcatgtaggtgaagaatcgtacttcacccGTTACCGACAGAAGCaagtctgaacatctgaagaacgcaccgccagtcctcatcaacatAATAGTGAAGGCTTCCACTCGTTATTTGTCGAAATGCAAGGCTCCTAAGCAATCGAAAACCAGCAAGAAcgtgctgttgtataagaagggaaaCCCACAAGACATCGGCATGGCCCATTTTGTTTACTGTCTGTTATCTACAATCTCTCCACAACACTAATCTTAAACAGGATAGAAGGAACATTAGACGAAGGACAACTATGCGACCAAGCAGAGTTTCCCTTCTTATATTGGATCTCGAAAAGGGATCAGTACGATTAATCACATACATACAGTTTGAAAACTTATAGAAATATCGCGAAAGaacaagatgccgctgtgtctcaATTTCATCAACTTGAGCCTTCGATCAATTTGGGTCTGACGCAGTCATGGAAGTCTTGGAAAACCCAGGAGTACTTGCTCCATACATACGGATAGTTCGTGAGTTGTATAGCAGCAAGCACGACCAAAATTTATCCAGTCTACAGTAATGTCACAATCGACTTGAAGAGAGAGGTTTGTTAGGGTGACACAGTCtcatccaaaatattcagtgccttGCCAACCTtgagaacgcgatgcgaggattTCAATGGGATAACATGAGAGTAGAAGGGTCTTCGTTTCACGTAtaacatcgttctgataataTCAAGTATCAATCAAGGGAAACGAATGCGTAAAAAGATCGGTGTTCAGCTGAGCCTGtacaagacgatgttcatgagaTACAAATGGGTTTGCATTGTCCTATTCACACTCAACGGAACGActatatccgaatgctccagctggCTTCCGAGCTGTGCAGGAAGAAACGGGCCGCTCGGAGAGCacataagagcatcgaggatagTGAAGAGGAGTGAGAGCATCCAGCTCCGTTTTCAACTAACCGTCCTTCCTGCTTTTACCTACGCTCCAGAAACCTGGAAGTGTCACAAGCAGGACGAAATTGCGATCAGCGTCACAAAACTCGCAATTGAAAGAGTAGTGTTAAGAGTGTTAAGCAAATCAAAGtggggattcgaagttcactcctacgtcaccgatcgaagatcagataCCCTGCCGCATGTGCCAGGGAAACTATAACAAGATATTTCAATTTGTCAATGTTGGAATTGAACAGTGAGCGACTGGATATCGCGCGACATCATACTCACCGAAGGAAGACCGTCGACCTGATGCTAAGACCTCTTTACGAAgaccttcaagaaaaaaaaacgatgttctTCTAATCGCTCGTGAGAAGAAAAGCCACTGAGTGACCCTTGCGCGCAATCAGACAAAtgaaagtattactggtgccgaattgatgaacaacgggagcacagaCGACACAGGTGAAGACGCCGAAAGACTGGCCAAATTacaggaaaacgaaaaaggacCTATTCAATATACGGCTCCTACATTCTTAATCTCGAGAACGAGTTACCTCATTGTGCAGGAATAGGTGAAGGTCGCACCTGTATTGCCAGTTCATCCAACCTTTTTCCTGGTTACACTCAACTTCGTGAACATAAACTCAAAACCTTTCTCACACAATTGAGCCCAGAGGTGA is a window encoding:
- a CDS encoding hypothetical protein (NECATOR_CHRX.G24409.T1), translated to MDNIDEEYDRLVEHLQDCTKNAESFKTTKRRLSLETLELIRQRGAAGNQELTSALARRGKASAGSGRATTVLLYKNGDPHDIGNYRPVCLLYVIYKLFTRVIPNSIEKVLDEGQSCEQAGFRKGFSMIDHIHTVSKLIELSREYKMPLCLTFIDLRKAFDSVETEAVMKPWTTKALLST
- a CDS encoding hypothetical protein (NECATOR_CHRX.G24410.T1), with protein sequence MRKLEKGHMGVEADGRQLHHLRFADDIVLITPSISQAEPMLTEFEETCGYIGLRLNLQKTMFMRNGWVSDALFTLNGTNIPKYHKEGHDRSHGVDLCVDATMELAEAAEEDKRIGYAHRNFAYRKTKMTVLQNPDGTTTKRRWARSFTTSTQISLTATSTCLLPICEKTDILF
- a CDS encoding hypothetical protein (NECATOR_CHRX.G24411.T1) → MEVLENPGVLAPYIRIVPEPVQDDVHEIQMGLHCPIHTQRNDYIRMLQLASELCRKKRAARRAHKSIEDSEEE